A region from the Rhodothermus profundi genome encodes:
- a CDS encoding exopolysaccharide biosynthesis polyprenyl glycosylphosphotransferase: MRHAIVALSGQSHREVLDLLERYSRYFRQLFVLPENPGMIAFWSTARSFEGLLGYGVQHSYWNLRARALKRAMDIVGASILLLALLPLFALVALLIKLDSPGPVFYRQMRMGRGGRCFPLLKFRTMYQDAERRLQELLRERPDLREEYELFHKLRNDPRVTRVGRYLRRFSIDELPQLWNVLRGDLSLVGPRAYMPEERLQMDGMDRIILQKRPGVTGLWQVSGRNGLTFEDRVRMDVHYIHNWTPWLDLYILARTVPVVLTGEGAC; encoded by the coding sequence GTGGCGCTCTCGGGCCAGAGCCACCGGGAGGTGCTGGACCTGCTGGAACGTTATAGCCGCTACTTCCGGCAGCTTTTTGTGCTGCCCGAAAATCCCGGCATGATTGCCTTCTGGAGCACGGCGCGCTCCTTTGAGGGATTGCTCGGCTATGGCGTGCAGCATTCCTACTGGAATCTGCGGGCGCGGGCGCTTAAGCGGGCCATGGACATCGTGGGCGCCTCCATACTGCTTTTGGCGCTGCTGCCGCTTTTTGCATTGGTGGCCCTGCTGATCAAGCTGGATTCGCCCGGACCCGTGTTTTATCGGCAGATGCGCATGGGGCGGGGCGGGCGCTGTTTCCCGCTGCTGAAGTTTCGCACCATGTATCAGGATGCAGAGCGCCGGCTGCAAGAATTGTTGCGTGAGCGCCCGGATCTGCGGGAAGAGTACGAGTTGTTCCATAAGCTGCGCAACGATCCGCGCGTAACCCGTGTGGGGCGCTACCTGCGGCGCTTTAGCATTGATGAGCTGCCTCAGCTCTGGAACGTATTGCGTGGCGATCTCAGTCTGGTCGGGCCCAGGGCCTACATGCCCGAGGAGCGTCTTCAGATGGATGGCATGGATCGCATCATTCTCCAGAAGCGGCCCGGGGTGACCGGCCTGTGGCAAGTATCAGGACGTAATGGGCTTACGTTTGAAGATCGCGTGCGAATGGATGTACATTATATTCATAACTGGACGCCCTGGCTGGATCTGTACATCCTGGCCCGTACGGTGCCGGTGGTGCTGACCGGCGAAGGGGCCTGTTAA